Proteins encoded within one genomic window of Oncorhynchus clarkii lewisi isolate Uvic-CL-2024 unplaced genomic scaffold, UVic_Ocla_1.0 unplaced_contig_8811_pilon_pilon, whole genome shotgun sequence:
- the LOC139399947 gene encoding protein jagged-1b-like yields the protein MPKRSYTLIVEALDANNDTSGGDGQVIEKASHSGMINPSPQWQKLSHNGPIGQFDYQIRVSCDEHYYGFGCNKFCRPRDEFFGHYTCDYNGNKTCLEGWSGLECNTPICRQGCSTEHGHCKEPGDCKCLYGWQGQYCDQCNPHPGCVHGTCVEPWQCLCDTNWGGHLCDKDLNFCGTKQPCLNGGTCSNTGPDKYQCSCVEGYSGVNCERAEHACLSEPCSNGGSCVETSLGYECVCSPGWSGPSCSL from the exons ATGCCCAAG AGGTCCTACACGTTGATAGTGGAAGCCTTGGACGCTAACAACGACACCAGCG GTGgtgatggtcaggtgattgagaAGGCGTCCCACTCTGGGATGATCAACCCCAGTCCTCAGTGGCAGAAGCTCAGCCACAACGGTCCTATTGGTCAGTTTGACTATCAGATCCGGGTCAGCTGTGACGAGCACTACTACGGCTTCGGATGTAACAAGTTCTGCCGACCCCGAGACGAGTTCTTCGGACACTACACCTGCGACTACAACGGGAATAAGACCTGTCTGGAGGGCTGGTCTGGACTAGAATGTAACACAC ccATTTGTCGGCAGGGCTGCAGTACAGAACATGGACACTGCAAAGAGCCAGGTGACTGCAA GTGTCTGTATGGCTGGCAGGGGCAGTACTGTGACCAGTGTAATCCTCACCCTGGCTGTGTCCATGGAACCTGTGTTGAACCATGGCAGTGTCTTTGCGATACCAACTGGGGAGGACATCTCTGTGACAAAG atctgaACTTCTGTGGGACCAAACAGCCCTGTCTGAACGGGGGAACCTGCAGCAACACGGGACCTGACAAATACCAGTGTTCCTGTGTTGAGGGCTACTCTGGAGTCAACTGTGAGAGGG CAGAGCATGCATGTCTGTCTGAGCCCTGCTCTAATGGAGGGAGCTGTGTTGAGACCAGTCTGGGTTATGAGTGTGTCTGTTCCCCAGGCTGGAGTGGACCCTCCTGTAGCctca